The Listeria welshimeri serovar 6b str. SLCC5334 genome has a window encoding:
- a CDS encoding amino acid ABC transporter ATP-binding/permease protein gives MSEWTLVGWLLKFVKPLRWKMILAILLGIISNLSVILISLVGVYGIIAVISNETLNPYKWLLVMVGCGVIRGLARYAEQYLNHDIAFRLLAIIRARIFATLRKLGPARLSGKKSGDLITAITTDVEALEVFFAHTISPVFIALGTTIVTVGFLGTYHIWLALILLLGQVFVGVILPMVSYKRNKKIGTAYQKELVSLNQMVMENIASLQDIFQFNLGKERLTKLTNQGEKLNQQYQKRIHQGSDLQILSEWVLIGTATIILVLGSFWHLSVETVFIGTVLSLSSFGSVLALNALGTALLTTFASGKRLYALTEEIPVVSFDGSLELTDFESAKMDKVRFSHEGKQPILNGLSFTLSKGKWLGIGGESGSGKSTLVKLLMRYWDPDGQVKLNERALPEMTEASLHRLEGVMEQTTFLFEDTISNNIRLGKKDASLEEVKEASRKAAIDKWIETLPEGYVTVIGGQSRDLSDGERQRIGLARLFLHDAPLLLLDEPTSNLDYINEQAILNTLRSEFQGKTVLVISHRATTLDLAEEQLFLENGVLRRVAE, from the coding sequence ATGTCAGAATGGACACTTGTTGGTTGGCTTTTGAAATTTGTTAAACCACTAAGATGGAAGATGATATTGGCGATTTTACTTGGCATTATAAGTAATTTATCCGTTATTTTAATTTCTTTAGTAGGTGTCTACGGGATTATCGCGGTGATTTCAAACGAAACATTAAATCCGTATAAATGGCTACTAGTAATGGTTGGTTGTGGTGTGATTCGAGGGCTTGCACGATATGCGGAACAATACTTAAATCACGATATTGCTTTTCGTTTACTTGCGATTATTCGTGCTCGTATTTTTGCGACTTTGCGAAAACTAGGGCCAGCTCGTTTATCTGGGAAAAAAAGTGGCGATTTAATCACAGCGATTACAACCGATGTGGAGGCGTTAGAAGTGTTCTTCGCGCATACGATTTCTCCTGTTTTTATTGCTCTTGGAACGACCATTGTTACAGTAGGTTTTTTAGGAACTTATCATATTTGGTTGGCGCTAATCCTTTTGTTAGGTCAAGTTTTTGTCGGTGTTATTTTGCCAATGGTGAGTTACAAACGAAATAAAAAAATTGGAACAGCTTATCAAAAAGAATTGGTTAGTTTAAACCAAATGGTAATGGAAAATATTGCTAGTTTGCAAGATATATTCCAATTTAACTTAGGCAAAGAGCGTTTAACTAAATTAACAAATCAAGGCGAAAAACTTAATCAGCAGTATCAAAAAAGAATACATCAAGGAAGTGATTTGCAGATATTGAGTGAATGGGTGTTAATTGGCACAGCAACCATTATTTTAGTATTAGGTAGTTTTTGGCACTTGTCGGTTGAGACTGTGTTCATTGGGACCGTTCTTAGTTTGAGTTCTTTCGGATCTGTGCTTGCGCTAAATGCTTTAGGAACGGCACTTTTAACTACTTTTGCGAGTGGCAAACGATTATATGCACTCACAGAAGAAATACCAGTTGTATCGTTTGATGGTTCGCTCGAATTAACAGATTTTGAAAGTGCAAAAATGGATAAAGTGCGTTTTAGTCATGAAGGTAAACAGCCAATTTTGAACGGACTTTCTTTTACTTTATCTAAAGGAAAATGGTTAGGCATTGGCGGGGAAAGTGGCAGCGGGAAAAGCACATTAGTGAAGTTACTAATGCGTTACTGGGATCCAGATGGTCAAGTGAAATTAAATGAAAGAGCTCTTCCTGAAATGACAGAAGCCTCACTGCACCGGCTTGAAGGAGTCATGGAGCAAACGACATTTTTATTTGAAGACACGATAAGTAATAATATTCGTTTAGGGAAAAAAGATGCGAGTTTGGAAGAAGTAAAAGAGGCTTCTCGAAAAGCGGCGATTGACAAGTGGATTGAAACTTTGCCAGAAGGATATGTTACTGTCATTGGTGGACAATCACGGGATCTATCAGACGGAGAACGCCAGCGGATTGGTTTGGCAAGATTATTTCTCCATGATGCACCGTTATTATTACTAGATGAACCAACAAGCAATTTGGATTACATTAATGAACAAGCAATTCTCAACACGTTACGTTCAGAATTTCAAGGAAAAACAGTACTTGTGATTTCCCATCGTGCAACGACTTTAGACTTGGCAGAGGAACAGTTATTTTTGGAAAATGGTGTTTTGAGACGAGTAGCGGAATAA
- a CDS encoding glycoside hydrolase family 3 protein, giving the protein MKKYTITDKDTFLLIDNEDGATLGLAKNSGVEILEVDGYAFKDLNKNGKLDPYEDWRLPMEERIRNLVSLLQIEEIAGLMLYSGHQSVDTTGRFAQMFAGTYDGLTLQENEHAKISDISDQQKKFLKEDRLRHVLLTAVENTEAAVTWNNHMQAFVESLDCGIPINMSSDPRHTSDASTEFNAGAGGDISKWPESLGLAATFNPKLVKQFGEIAAKEYRALGITTALSPQVDIATEPRWMRFKGTFGEDSVLSADMAKAYCEGFQNSEAGWGSESVNAMVKHWPGGGSGEAGRDAHYAYGKYAVYPGNNFEEHLKPFVDGAFKLDKTNAASAVMPYYTISYNQTPSNVGNGFNRYLIQDLLRNKYKYDGVVCTDWNITHDNYSMSQFISGKSWGVEKLSVEERHYLAILAGVDQFGGNNELAPVLAAYEMGKEAFGEKFIRERFELSAHRLLRNIFQTGLFENPYLDFKTSEKICGNPEFMAAGFEAQKKSIVLLKNKQQVLPLTKKLKVYIPERTRPVTFDWFGKEIAAKSEFPVDKKIVNKFYDLVDNPDEADFGLVFIESPQSVPYTEKDGYLPISLQYRPYHAKLARAKSIAGGDPLEKTINRSYKDKTNTTTNEADLDAVLSTKEQMGEKPVIVCLDCTNPTVVAEFEPYIDGLLVHFSSTTQALLTLICGETEPSGLLPFQMPLNMDVVETQKEDVAHDMIPYIDELGNSYDFAYGLNFSGVIKDERVIHYKI; this is encoded by the coding sequence ATGAAAAAATATACAATAACTGATAAAGATACCTTTTTACTAATTGATAATGAAGATGGTGCGACATTAGGTTTGGCGAAAAATAGTGGTGTTGAAATATTGGAAGTAGACGGATATGCTTTTAAAGACCTAAATAAAAATGGAAAACTTGATCCTTATGAAGACTGGCGTTTACCTATGGAAGAACGGATTCGAAATTTAGTGTCTCTTTTACAGATAGAAGAAATTGCGGGGCTTATGCTTTACAGTGGACATCAAAGTGTAGATACAACAGGACGATTTGCACAAATGTTTGCAGGAACTTATGATGGTTTAACATTACAAGAAAATGAACATGCAAAAATTTCTGATATTAGTGATCAACAGAAGAAATTTTTGAAAGAAGATAGATTAAGACATGTATTGTTAACAGCAGTGGAAAATACGGAAGCCGCAGTTACTTGGAACAATCATATGCAAGCTTTTGTGGAAAGTCTAGACTGCGGGATACCAATTAATATGAGCAGTGATCCGCGACATACAAGCGATGCCAGTACTGAATTTAATGCAGGAGCGGGTGGTGATATTTCAAAGTGGCCAGAATCACTTGGTTTGGCAGCAACATTTAATCCAAAATTAGTCAAACAATTTGGTGAGATTGCTGCGAAGGAATATCGAGCACTTGGGATTACCACCGCTTTATCTCCGCAAGTAGATATTGCAACAGAACCCAGATGGATGAGATTTAAAGGAACATTTGGCGAAGATAGTGTTTTAAGTGCGGACATGGCAAAAGCTTATTGTGAAGGATTCCAAAACAGTGAAGCAGGCTGGGGAAGCGAAAGTGTAAATGCGATGGTAAAACACTGGCCGGGTGGGGGTAGTGGAGAGGCAGGGCGGGATGCTCATTATGCTTATGGAAAATACGCAGTGTATCCAGGAAATAATTTTGAAGAACATTTAAAACCATTTGTGGATGGGGCATTTAAACTTGATAAAACTAATGCAGCTAGTGCGGTTATGCCTTACTATACCATTTCTTATAATCAGACGCCTAGCAATGTTGGAAATGGTTTTAATCGTTATCTTATTCAAGATTTACTGCGTAATAAATATAAGTATGATGGCGTGGTTTGTACGGACTGGAATATTACCCACGATAACTACAGTATGAGTCAATTTATTTCAGGTAAAAGTTGGGGAGTAGAAAAGTTATCCGTGGAAGAACGTCATTATTTAGCTATTTTAGCTGGTGTTGACCAATTTGGTGGAAATAATGAACTCGCTCCTGTTTTAGCAGCATATGAAATGGGGAAAGAGGCTTTTGGAGAAAAATTTATTCGTGAACGCTTTGAACTGAGCGCACACCGTTTATTACGCAATATATTTCAAACAGGATTATTTGAAAATCCATATTTAGATTTTAAGACCTCAGAAAAAATATGTGGAAATCCAGAATTTATGGCAGCTGGTTTTGAAGCACAAAAGAAATCAATAGTTTTACTGAAAAATAAGCAACAAGTTTTACCTCTTACGAAGAAACTAAAAGTATACATCCCAGAGCGCACTCGTCCGGTTACTTTTGATTGGTTTGGGAAAGAAATTGCTGCTAAGAGTGAATTCCCAGTTGATAAGAAGATAGTAAACAAATTTTATGATTTAGTTGATAACCCAGATGAAGCAGATTTTGGTTTAGTATTTATCGAATCACCGCAATCTGTTCCTTATACTGAGAAAGATGGCTATCTTCCTATTTCCTTACAATACCGTCCTTATCATGCAAAACTTGCTCGAGCTAAAAGTATAGCTGGTGGGGATCCACTTGAAAAAACAATCAACCGTTCCTATAAAGATAAAACCAATACGACAACGAATGAAGCAGATTTAGATGCTGTTTTATCTACTAAAGAACAAATGGGTGAAAAACCTGTCATCGTATGTCTAGATTGTACAAATCCAACAGTTGTTGCGGAATTCGAACCTTACATTGATGGTTTATTGGTACATTTTTCATCTACAACACAAGCACTTTTAACATTAATTTGTGGCGAAACAGAACCAAGTGGCTTACTACCATTTCAAATGCCGTTGAATATGGATGTGGTCGAAACGCAAAAAGAAGATGTCGCACATGATATGATTCCATATATAGATGAACTAGGTAATAGCTACGATTTTGCTTATGGACTTAATTTTTCAGGTGTGATAAAAGACGAACGAGTTATTCATTATAAAATTTAA
- a CDS encoding GNAT family N-acetyltransferase, translated as MEIRIQKPTSADFPFIEWLWADKATTEVLGGPFTFPEEMRADWLKSKNLTANAYFIIKKGSESVGEVSFRDFEKGTAWLNIKVAARFRGQQIAQKAMQLFLDFFQNECAGIVMLDEVRQENKAGIAFLLKFGFKIIEEREQTVLLKWIKAAGKEESNE; from the coding sequence ATGGAAATAAGAATACAGAAACCTACATCAGCAGATTTTCCATTTATCGAATGGTTATGGGCAGATAAAGCGACAACAGAAGTACTCGGTGGCCCGTTTACTTTTCCGGAAGAAATGAGAGCAGACTGGTTAAAATCAAAAAATCTTACAGCAAATGCTTATTTTATTATCAAAAAAGGTTCAGAATCTGTTGGAGAAGTAAGCTTTCGCGATTTTGAAAAAGGAACAGCTTGGCTAAATATTAAAGTGGCTGCTCGATTTCGAGGTCAGCAAATTGCTCAAAAAGCCATGCAATTATTTTTGGATTTTTTTCAAAATGAATGCGCAGGAATAGTTATGCTAGACGAAGTAAGACAAGAAAATAAAGCTGGAATTGCTTTTCTTTTAAAATTTGGTTTTAAAATAATAGAAGAGAGGGAACAGACGGTACTACTTAAATGGATCAAAGCAGCTGGGAAAGAGGAATCGAATGAATAA
- a CDS encoding DUF4440 domain-containing protein: MELTKENFQKLDQIHLSFENRHSMKEIIAILSDSYIEITQNGVIKDFSYYKSLKDLGDNTLEIIDYDIKILDETKVLSYYRLKNTSENSYTMRSNIWILENGSWKLTFHQGTKIV, translated from the coding sequence ATGGAATTAACGAAAGAGAATTTCCAAAAATTGGATCAAATACATTTATCTTTTGAAAATCGTCATTCAATGAAAGAAATTATCGCCATTTTAAGTGATTCTTATATTGAAATCACGCAAAACGGAGTGATTAAAGACTTTTCCTATTACAAATCGCTTAAAGATCTTGGAGACAACACGTTAGAAATCATAGATTATGACATAAAAATTTTAGATGAAACAAAGGTCTTATCTTATTATAGATTGAAAAATACAAGTGAAAACAGCTATACAATGCGGAGTAATATCTGGATTCTCGAAAATGGTTCATGGAAACTTACTTTTCACCAAGGCACAAAAATCGTCTAA
- a CDS encoding ATP-dependent Clp protease proteolytic subunit, translated as MIENKNNENITNILTQKMIDTRTVLIYGEINQELAEEVSKQLLLLESISDEPITIFINSQGGHVEAGDTIHDMIKFIKPTVKVVGTGWVASAGITIYLAAEKENRFSLPNTRYMIHQPAGGVQGQSTEIEIEAKEIIRMRERINRLIAEATGQSYEKISKDTDRNFWLSVNEAKDYGIVNEIIQNRDNLK; from the coding sequence ATGATAGAGAATAAAAACAATGAAAACATCACAAATATCCTTACACAAAAAATGATAGACACACGAACAGTATTAATTTATGGAGAAATCAATCAAGAGCTTGCTGAAGAAGTTTCTAAACAACTACTATTACTGGAATCAATTAGTGATGAGCCAATTACGATATTTATTAATAGTCAAGGTGGACATGTGGAAGCAGGCGATACGATTCATGATATGATTAAATTTATTAAGCCAACTGTCAAAGTCGTTGGTACTGGTTGGGTTGCAAGTGCAGGTATTACTATTTACTTAGCTGCTGAAAAAGAAAATCGCTTTAGCTTACCGAATACACGCTATATGATTCATCAACCTGCTGGCGGTGTACAAGGGCAAAGTACTGAAATTGAAATCGAAGCTAAAGAAATTATCCGAATGCGTGAACGAATTAATCGTTTAATCGCTGAGGCAACAGGTCAATCTTACGAAAAAATTTCCAAAGATACCGACCGCAATTTCTGGCTTTCCGTAAATGAAGCAAAAGATTACGGAATTGTTAATGAAATCATCCAAAACCGTGATAACTTAAAATAA
- a CDS encoding VOC family protein → MFNQAKRISTFFTFNGNGEEAFHFYLDTFPDAKKVGLTYFTKPEQGGDIGKILNATFEIKGASFMIMDMTNNASPDFSWATTTLYFADTESEFDSLFEKLAKEGIVMMGPEKVEALRKVAWVTDKFGITWQLAFE, encoded by the coding sequence ATGTTTAATCAAGCGAAACGAATCTCCACATTTTTCACTTTTAATGGTAATGGTGAGGAAGCATTTCATTTTTATTTAGACACTTTTCCTGATGCGAAAAAAGTGGGCCTTACTTACTTCACAAAACCCGAGCAAGGTGGCGACATCGGCAAAATTCTTAATGCTACTTTTGAAATAAAGGGAGCATCATTTATGATTATGGATATGACCAACAATGCATCACCAGACTTCAGCTGGGCCACAACAACTCTTTATTTTGCAGACACAGAAAGCGAATTTGACTCCCTTTTTGAAAAACTTGCTAAAGAAGGCATAGTCATGATGGGACCAGAAAAAGTGGAAGCCCTTCGAAAAGTAGCTTGGGTAACAGATAAATTCGGGATTACTTGGCAACTAGCTTTTGAATAA
- a CDS encoding bifunctional precorrin-2 dehydrogenase/sirohydrochlorin ferrochelatase, whose protein sequence is MKYPIMLDITGKRVVIIGGGNVALRKIKGLIDTGADILVVAPHILPEIKAFDVRIKEEAYRTEHLEGAFMLFICTNNPEVNQMVLRDSKPDQLVNDTTEQANSHFFNMATVMKNDLLVGISTVGGNPGYAKKVKREIGQLVENIATEEIKNRNK, encoded by the coding sequence ATGAAGTATCCGATAATGCTTGATATTACAGGGAAAAGAGTAGTCATAATTGGTGGTGGAAATGTAGCCCTTCGTAAAATAAAGGGATTGATTGATACGGGTGCTGATATTTTAGTTGTCGCGCCACATATTTTGCCAGAAATAAAAGCGTTTGATGTGCGAATAAAGGAAGAAGCGTACCGTACAGAACATCTTGAGGGAGCTTTTATGCTATTTATTTGTACGAATAATCCAGAAGTGAATCAAATGGTTTTACGCGATAGTAAGCCAGATCAATTAGTGAATGATACGACGGAACAAGCTAATTCTCATTTTTTTAATATGGCAACAGTGATGAAAAACGATCTATTAGTTGGTATTTCAACAGTTGGAGGGAATCCTGGATATGCGAAAAAAGTTAAGCGAGAAATTGGTCAGTTAGTAGAAAATATAGCAACAGAAGAAATTAAAAATCGAAACAAATAA
- a CDS encoding 4Fe-4S dicluster domain-containing protein, with the protein MSQMSILEKIKDAGVVGCGGAGFPTHAKFSGEVEYLIINAAECEPLLKTDHFVMRNHAVETIKAIEMVKSQVGAEFAVIATKRYYTEEIAALRLAITELNASVTIHEMDNVYPTGDEQVMVFEVTGRVVPPSGIPLMVGCIVSNVSTMWNVYHAIQDDAPVVRKQLTVTGAVNEPKLLDVPIGTPFEVCLAAAGGTNLDEYLFLDGGPMMGKLNDQSTIAEKVVTKTTSGLIVTEDTGYLHKLHYQTVEQIFNETKSACIQCSLCSDLCPRKQLGHDIHPHKVMRHFAVAEDITDIKPDPIWEEAMICCECGICEVIACPMGLSPRQVNIHVKKELLKQGVRYQTDKKEFTPDPMREYKSIAPKNILIKMGLQQYADVHLETMHYLDVDEVFIPTKMHIGAPSIPVVSEGDIVKKGDLIAKVPDTALGANIHASIDGQIIRITEEQVHIKKVMS; encoded by the coding sequence CTGAGCCAAATGTCCATTTTAGAAAAAATTAAAGATGCTGGAGTTGTTGGTTGTGGTGGAGCGGGCTTTCCGACCCATGCCAAATTTAGCGGTGAAGTGGAATATTTAATTATTAATGCGGCGGAATGTGAACCGCTCCTGAAAACAGATCATTTTGTGATGAGAAATCACGCAGTAGAAACAATTAAAGCAATTGAAATGGTTAAAAGCCAAGTAGGCGCAGAATTTGCGGTTATTGCAACGAAACGTTATTACACAGAAGAGATTGCGGCTCTTAGATTGGCAATTACAGAATTAAATGCAAGTGTGACTATTCATGAGATGGATAATGTCTATCCGACTGGTGATGAGCAAGTCATGGTATTTGAAGTGACTGGTCGAGTTGTGCCACCAAGCGGGATTCCACTTATGGTTGGTTGTATTGTATCGAATGTCTCAACGATGTGGAATGTGTATCACGCGATTCAAGATGATGCGCCAGTTGTTCGTAAACAATTAACGGTTACTGGTGCGGTTAATGAACCAAAACTTTTAGATGTACCAATTGGAACGCCATTTGAAGTATGTTTAGCAGCAGCTGGTGGAACCAATTTGGACGAGTATTTATTTTTAGACGGTGGACCGATGATGGGAAAATTAAATGACCAATCGACCATTGCTGAAAAAGTTGTAACGAAAACTACGTCTGGCTTAATTGTTACAGAAGATACAGGCTATTTACACAAGCTCCATTATCAAACGGTGGAACAAATCTTTAATGAAACCAAATCGGCTTGTATTCAGTGTTCACTATGTTCAGATTTATGTCCGAGAAAACAATTAGGTCATGATATTCATCCACATAAGGTCATGCGTCATTTTGCTGTGGCGGAAGACATTACGGATATTAAACCAGACCCGATTTGGGAAGAAGCGATGATTTGTTGTGAATGTGGTATTTGTGAAGTTATTGCTTGTCCGATGGGTCTATCTCCAAGGCAAGTAAATATTCATGTAAAAAAAGAACTTTTAAAACAAGGGGTTCGTTATCAAACGGATAAAAAAGAATTCACTCCAGATCCAATGCGCGAATATAAGTCTATTGCACCAAAAAATATTTTAATCAAAATGGGCTTACAGCAATACGCAGATGTTCATTTAGAAACAATGCATTACTTAGATGTAGATGAAGTATTTATTCCAACCAAAATGCATATTGGAGCGCCGTCCATTCCTGTTGTAAGCGAGGGAGATATCGTGAAAAAAGGGGATTTAATTGCGAAGGTTCCTGATACTGCTCTTGGGGCAAATATCCATGCAAGTATTGATGGGCAAATTATCCGAATAACGGAAGAACAAGTTCATATTAAGAAGGTGATGTCATGA
- a CDS encoding BMC domain-containing protein — translation MKMDTLGFLELNSISKGIEAVDTMLKAANSELIYAKASCPGKYYILIAGTVDSVAQSIEAGTKIGAANIVGNLVIPRVSDQVIKAINKTEVPDEMNAVGVMEYYSCSGSIIAADAAVKAADVQLMDIRLATGIAGKSFVVLTGDTAACEAAVEAGLAAAKEEALLINKVVIPRPRKEVFESLIY, via the coding sequence ATGAAAATGGATACATTAGGATTTCTTGAATTAAACAGTATTTCAAAAGGCATCGAAGCAGTTGATACGATGTTAAAAGCGGCTAATTCAGAATTAATTTATGCGAAAGCAAGCTGTCCAGGAAAATATTATATTTTAATAGCAGGAACAGTTGATTCCGTGGCACAATCAATTGAGGCAGGAACGAAAATTGGTGCGGCGAATATTGTTGGTAATTTAGTGATTCCACGGGTGTCTGATCAAGTAATCAAAGCAATTAATAAAACAGAAGTGCCAGATGAGATGAATGCAGTCGGCGTAATGGAATATTATTCGTGTTCTGGATCAATTATCGCTGCCGATGCTGCTGTTAAAGCTGCCGATGTTCAGTTGATGGATATCCGTTTAGCAACTGGTATCGCTGGTAAATCATTCGTTGTTTTGACGGGTGATACAGCTGCATGTGAGGCGGCCGTTGAAGCGGGTCTTGCAGCTGCCAAAGAAGAGGCTCTTTTAATTAACAAAGTGGTTATTCCAAGACCGCGAAAAGAAGTTTTTGAGAGCTTAATTTATTAA
- the eutS gene encoding ethanolamine utilization microcompartment protein EutS, with amino-acid sequence MSFDDNKERVIQEYVPGKQVTLAHLIANPNRDIYTKLGLEEGASAIGILTITPSEASIIASDIATKSGDVRIGFIDRFSGSVVLTGDVSSVESALQQVVYSLHEILDFSIPKLTRS; translated from the coding sequence ATGAGTTTTGATGATAATAAAGAACGCGTAATACAGGAATATGTACCGGGTAAACAGGTGACACTCGCACATTTAATCGCTAATCCAAACCGCGATATTTATACAAAATTAGGGCTAGAAGAAGGCGCAAGTGCGATTGGGATTTTAACGATTACGCCAAGTGAAGCTTCTATTATTGCGAGTGATATCGCAACTAAATCTGGTGATGTACGAATAGGTTTTATTGACCGTTTTAGTGGTTCGGTTGTACTTACTGGGGATGTTTCTTCTGTGGAGTCAGCCTTGCAACAAGTAGTTTATTCATTACATGAAATTTTGGATTTCTCCATTCCAAAACTTACTAGGAGCTGA
- a CDS encoding EutP/PduV family microcompartment system protein, producing MKKMMVMGSVGCGKTTLCQKLHGYDISYKKTQAVEYFQEMIDTPGEFVQHRQLYSALTVTAADASVIAILQSVTEKKQTFSPMFASIFAKPVIGIVTKVDLAESDKDIERAERELRMAGAKHIFYISSVDETGMEELRTYLED from the coding sequence TTGAAAAAAATGATGGTAATGGGCTCAGTCGGTTGTGGTAAAACAACGCTTTGTCAAAAATTGCATGGATATGATATTTCATATAAAAAAACACAGGCTGTGGAGTACTTTCAAGAAATGATTGATACGCCTGGTGAATTTGTTCAACATAGACAATTATATAGTGCACTCACAGTGACGGCAGCTGATGCGTCGGTGATTGCGATTTTACAAAGTGTGACGGAGAAGAAGCAGACGTTTTCACCAATGTTTGCCAGTATTTTTGCTAAACCGGTTATTGGGATTGTGACAAAAGTGGATTTAGCGGAATCGGATAAAGACATTGAGCGAGCAGAGCGGGAATTACGCATGGCTGGCGCGAAGCATATTTTTTATATTTCTTCAGTAGATGAAACGGGAATGGAAGAACTTCGAACATATTTAGAAGATTAA
- the cobU gene encoding bifunctional adenosylcobinamide kinase/adenosylcobinamide-phosphate guanylyltransferase translates to MTEMMLITGGARSGKSNFAEKEAAKYSRVLYVATGIAFENDSEFQARIKQHQATRPTTWDTFEAFQGIATYLEQHSKKYDVILVDCVTMLVTNLFFQFLGERELTNEIAEEVEVGIQTEIRTILNAGNKSLAKLIFVTNEIGLGVVPENKLTRVFRDIIGRVNQQIANQVDEVYFVVSGIPKRWK, encoded by the coding sequence ATGACTGAAATGATGCTTATAACCGGTGGAGCAAGAAGTGGGAAAAGTAATTTTGCGGAAAAAGAAGCTGCGAAATATAGTCGAGTATTATATGTAGCGACAGGAATTGCATTTGAAAATGATAGCGAGTTTCAAGCTAGAATCAAACAACATCAAGCAACTCGTCCAACAACTTGGGATACTTTTGAGGCTTTTCAGGGAATTGCGACTTATTTAGAGCAACATTCAAAGAAATATGATGTGATACTAGTGGATTGTGTGACAATGCTTGTTACCAATTTATTTTTCCAATTTCTTGGAGAACGTGAGTTAACGAATGAAATTGCTGAGGAAGTTGAAGTTGGGATACAGACAGAAATTCGAACAATCTTAAATGCTGGAAACAAATCATTAGCTAAGCTTATTTTTGTTACGAATGAGATTGGGCTTGGCGTGGTGCCGGAAAATAAGTTAACTCGAGTTTTCAGAGATATTATTGGTCGAGTAAACCAGCAAATTGCGAACCAGGTAGATGAAGTCTATTTTGTAGTAAGTGGCATACCAAAAAGGTGGAAGTAG
- the cobS gene encoding adenosylcobinamide-GDP ribazoletransferase produces MKTLILLIQFFTRIPIPIAINMDEVNLKKGSALLPFVGLIIGAWNWLVFTLVALVMPLPVAIIAGLFAEIIITGGFHVDALADTADGLFSSRKKERMLEIMKDSRVGANGVIAICFYFLFYGALFLSVPSAYEIGWLFFVLPIVAKGVTMLLFAKMTYAGSNEGLGSIFLGVPWWPIAISQLFVLFILGLVFSYIGLLAYAGVILFTIIYRTFVYKRIGGMNGDTLGAGGQMGQLVCLFCLVLVWGLI; encoded by the coding sequence ATGAAAACATTAATTTTACTTATTCAGTTTTTTACACGAATTCCGATACCAATTGCGATTAATATGGATGAGGTTAACTTGAAAAAAGGGAGCGCTTTACTTCCCTTTGTAGGCCTGATTATTGGTGCCTGGAATTGGCTTGTTTTTACTTTAGTAGCACTTGTTATGCCTTTACCTGTTGCGATTATTGCAGGGCTTTTTGCGGAAATTATTATCACTGGTGGATTTCATGTGGATGCACTCGCAGATACTGCAGATGGGCTATTTTCATCACGTAAAAAAGAGCGGATGCTTGAAATTATGAAAGATAGTCGAGTTGGGGCAAACGGCGTGATTGCGATTTGTTTTTATTTTCTTTTTTATGGTGCTTTATTTCTTTCAGTTCCAAGTGCATATGAAATTGGTTGGTTATTTTTTGTGTTACCCATTGTGGCAAAGGGTGTAACCATGTTACTTTTTGCAAAAATGACGTATGCAGGTTCAAATGAAGGACTTGGTTCTATTTTTCTTGGGGTTCCTTGGTGGCCAATCGCGATTTCACAATTGTTTGTTCTCTTTATTTTAGGACTAGTTTTTTCTTATATTGGATTGCTTGCTTATGCTGGTGTCATTCTATTCACGATTATTTATCGGACATTTGTGTATAAACGAATTGGTGGCATGAATGGAGATACGCTCGGTGCTGGTGGACAGATGGGGCAACTGGTGTGTTTATTTTGTCTAGTGCTAGTTTGGGGGTTGATTTAA